One genomic region from Stutzerimonas decontaminans encodes:
- the fliI gene encoding flagellar protein export ATPase FliI has protein sequence MALRDSFRLDEALRSLDKVQLAKVSGRLVRVSGMLLESLGCQRMTGQRCYVEQGDGSMLEAQVVGFNRDITYLMPFKKPVGLTAGSRVFPAPDDAKLHIDESWLGRVVNGLGEPLDELGKLGGRDPLPTELPSVNPLKRKPVSDALDVGVRAINATLTLGKGQRVGLFAGSGVGKSVLLGMITRQTKADVVVVGLIGERGREVQEFILHSLGEEGLKKAVVVVAPANESPLMRLKATELCHSIAAYFRDQGHDVLLLVDSLTRYAMAQREIALALGEPPATKGYPPSVFGMLPELVESAGNGASDNGSLSAIYTVLAEGDDQQDPIVDCARAILDGHIVLSRRLAEAGHYPAIDVCASVSRCMSQVGQPAHLGAARQLKECYSTFEKIKELIPLGGYTPGADIKTDRAVQLAPTIERFLRQDVGEAAELEASVATLQNIIGKPR, from the coding sequence ATGGCCCTGCGCGACAGCTTCCGCCTCGACGAGGCCCTGCGTTCGCTGGACAAGGTGCAGCTGGCCAAGGTCAGCGGGCGGCTGGTGCGTGTCTCCGGCATGCTGCTGGAAAGCCTCGGCTGCCAGCGCATGACCGGCCAGCGCTGCTACGTCGAGCAGGGCGATGGCAGCATGCTGGAAGCGCAGGTGGTGGGCTTCAACCGCGATATCACCTACCTGATGCCGTTCAAGAAGCCGGTCGGCCTGACCGCCGGTTCGCGGGTGTTCCCGGCGCCGGATGACGCCAAGCTGCATATCGACGAATCCTGGCTGGGGCGGGTGGTCAACGGCCTCGGCGAACCGCTGGATGAGCTGGGCAAGCTCGGCGGGCGCGACCCATTGCCGACCGAGCTGCCTTCGGTCAATCCGCTCAAGCGCAAGCCGGTCAGCGATGCGCTGGATGTCGGCGTGCGCGCGATCAACGCCACCCTCACCCTGGGCAAGGGCCAGCGCGTCGGCCTGTTCGCCGGCTCCGGCGTCGGCAAGAGCGTGCTGCTGGGCATGATCACGCGGCAGACCAAGGCCGACGTGGTGGTGGTCGGGCTGATTGGCGAGCGTGGCCGCGAGGTGCAGGAGTTCATCCTGCATTCGCTGGGCGAGGAGGGCCTGAAGAAGGCCGTGGTGGTGGTCGCGCCGGCCAACGAATCGCCGCTGATGCGGCTGAAAGCCACCGAGCTCTGTCACAGCATCGCCGCCTATTTCCGCGACCAGGGTCATGACGTGCTGCTGCTGGTCGACTCGCTGACCCGCTACGCCATGGCCCAGCGGGAAATCGCCCTGGCCCTCGGCGAGCCGCCGGCGACCAAGGGCTACCCGCCATCGGTGTTCGGCATGCTGCCGGAGCTGGTGGAAAGTGCCGGCAATGGCGCCAGCGACAATGGCAGCCTCAGTGCCATCTATACGGTGCTGGCCGAAGGCGACGACCAGCAGGACCCCATCGTCGACTGCGCGCGGGCGATTCTCGACGGCCACATCGTGCTCTCTCGGCGCCTGGCCGAAGCCGGGCACTACCCGGCCATCGACGTCTGCGCCTCGGTCAGCCGCTGCATGAGTCAGGTGGGCCAGCCGGCGCATCTGGGCGCAGCGCGCCAGCTCAAGGAGTGCTACAGCACCTTCGAGAAGATCAAGGAGCTGATCCCGCTCGGTGGCTACACGCCGGGTGCCGACATCAAGACCGATCGTGCGGTGCAGCTGGCACCGACCATCGAGCGTTTCCTACGCCAGGATGTGGGCGAAGCCGCCGAGCTGGAAGCCAGCGTTGCCACCTTGCAGAACATCATCGGGAAGCCGCGATGA
- the fliH gene encoding flagellar assembly protein FliH, protein MTVKVIKGADRSWRPFRFPPRVKTPAQAAADLAGDPAALQRAVADGFQEGIDKGYREGLEQGREAGHREGFQRGVEDGKALGLEEGRHQGRRAFDEAGRPLDRLIEAFEGFRQEYEQARREELLELVQKVARQVIRCELTLHPTQLLTLAEEALSAMPGDQEDVRIHLNPEECARIRELAPERAAAWRLVPDEKLALGECRVMTAQAEADIGCQQRLDSCMETLAEHITAQG, encoded by the coding sequence ATGACGGTCAAGGTGATCAAGGGTGCCGACCGCAGCTGGCGGCCGTTCCGCTTTCCGCCACGGGTGAAGACCCCGGCGCAGGCTGCGGCTGATTTAGCCGGTGACCCGGCCGCGCTGCAACGCGCGGTGGCCGATGGCTTCCAGGAAGGCATCGACAAGGGCTACCGCGAAGGCTTGGAGCAGGGCCGCGAAGCGGGGCATCGCGAAGGCTTTCAGCGCGGTGTCGAAGACGGCAAGGCGCTGGGCCTGGAAGAAGGTCGCCATCAAGGCCGTCGCGCCTTCGATGAGGCCGGCCGGCCGCTGGACCGTTTGATCGAGGCATTCGAAGGCTTTCGTCAGGAATACGAGCAGGCACGTCGCGAGGAATTGCTGGAGCTGGTGCAGAAGGTCGCGCGGCAGGTGATCCGCTGCGAACTGACGCTGCATCCGACGCAATTGCTGACCCTGGCCGAGGAAGCGCTGAGCGCCATGCCGGGTGATCAGGAGGACGTGCGTATCCACCTCAATCCGGAAGAGTGCGCGCGCATCCGCGAGCTGGCGCCGGAGCGCGCCGCCGCCTGGCGCCTGGTGCCGGACGAGAAGCTGGCGCTTGGTGAGTGCCGCGTGATGACGGCACAGGCCGAAGCCGATATCGGCTGTCAGCAGCGCTTGGACTCGTGCATGGAAACCCTTGCCGAACACATCACGGCGCAGGGCTGA
- a CDS encoding FliG C-terminal domain-containing protein, which produces MKETSTQQAEDSQASSREIKPRPVQLRSVSSLDQAAILMLSMGDEISAGILRNFSREEIISISQAMARLSNVKQPMVSDVISRFFDDYKDQSSIKGASRSYLAGMLGKALGGDITRSLLDSIYGEEIRAKMAKMEWLDPKQFAALIAKEHAQMQAVFLAFLPPGMATEVLECMPAERQDELLYRIANLSEVNSDVIAELEQLIDRSLKVLSTQGSQVRGVKQAADIMNRFKGNRDQMFELLRAHNEELVGKIEDEMYDFFILSRQNQDVLQTLLEVIPLDEWVVALKGAEPELVKAIQGAMPKRQAQQMESINRRQGPVPLSRVEQVRKDIMAVVREMSADGELQVQLFREQTVE; this is translated from the coding sequence ATGAAAGAGACCTCAACCCAGCAGGCTGAAGACAGCCAGGCATCCTCCCGCGAGATCAAGCCGCGGCCGGTGCAGCTGCGCTCGGTCAGCTCGCTGGATCAGGCGGCGATCCTCATGCTGAGCATGGGCGATGAGATTTCCGCCGGCATCCTGCGCAACTTCTCCCGCGAGGAGATCATCAGCATCAGCCAGGCGATGGCACGACTGTCCAACGTCAAGCAGCCGATGGTTTCCGATGTGATCAGCCGCTTCTTCGACGACTACAAGGATCAGAGCAGCATCAAGGGGGCCTCGCGTTCCTACCTGGCGGGCATGCTCGGCAAGGCGCTGGGCGGCGACATCACTCGCTCGTTGCTCGACTCGATCTATGGCGAGGAAATCCGCGCCAAGATGGCCAAGATGGAATGGCTGGACCCCAAGCAGTTCGCCGCGCTGATCGCCAAGGAGCATGCGCAGATGCAGGCGGTGTTCCTCGCTTTCCTGCCGCCAGGCATGGCCACCGAGGTGCTCGAGTGCATGCCGGCCGAGCGTCAGGACGAGCTGCTTTATCGCATCGCCAACCTCTCGGAGGTCAACAGCGATGTCATCGCCGAGCTGGAGCAGCTGATCGACCGCAGCCTCAAGGTGCTCAGCACCCAGGGCTCGCAGGTGCGCGGCGTCAAGCAGGCGGCGGACATCATGAACCGCTTCAAGGGCAACCGCGACCAGATGTTCGAGCTGCTGCGCGCGCACAATGAGGAGCTGGTCGGCAAGATCGAGGATGAGATGTATGACTTCTTCATCCTCTCGCGGCAGAACCAGGATGTGCTGCAAACCCTGTTGGAGGTCATCCCGCTGGATGAGTGGGTGGTCGCGCTGAAGGGCGCCGAGCCGGAGCTGGTCAAGGCCATTCAGGGCGCCATGCCCAAGCGCCAGGCGCAGCAGATGGAGTCGATCAACCGGCGTCAGGGCCCGGTGCCGCTGAGCCGTGTCGAGCAGGTGCGCAAGGACATCATGGCCGTGGTGCGCGAGATGTCCGCCGATGGCGAGCTGCAGGTCCAGCTGTTCCGCGAACAGACGGTGGAATGA
- the fliF gene encoding flagellar basal-body MS-ring/collar protein FliF codes for MLQKLKSRLPAGGLQLDPRVTLAGMAVIAAALAVAVAFYLWRDNGSFRPLHGAGESFPAAEVMQVLDGEALQYRIHPQSGQILVREDQLAQARLLLNAKGVKVAQPAGYELFDKEEPLGTSQFVQDVRLKRSLEGELARTVMALKGVQHARVHLAQEENSSFVVSKRAPSKASVMLQLEPGYTLAHDQVGAIINLVANSVPNLKPEDVGVVDQYGALLSRGLNVGGGPAQNWQAVADYQQKAVANIEQVLAPVLGLGNYRISVAADIDFSQKEETFQSYGDTPRLRNEVLRNESALDQLALGIPGSLANRPVAPPKEGEEPAPAKAETKGATSLREESTRQLDYDQSVVHVKHAGFALRQQSVAVVLNAAAAPEGGWTDEARAEMEAMVRNAVGFKQERGDLLSLSVLPFAAVEQIEQVVPWWENSQIHALAKVGVAGLIALLLLLIVVRPAVRNLTQRNVAALPQGEGLEGSLVEPSAPAALEGDARPALASPRESNGPHIFGELNPLSEIRLPAPGSGLELQIEHLQMLAKNDPERVSEVIKHWIGRNERDLNPAG; via the coding sequence GTGCTGCAGAAACTCAAATCCAGGTTGCCCGCAGGTGGGCTGCAACTCGATCCGCGGGTGACGCTGGCCGGCATGGCGGTGATCGCCGCGGCGTTGGCTGTGGCCGTGGCCTTCTATCTATGGCGCGACAATGGCTCGTTCCGCCCGCTGCACGGTGCCGGCGAATCGTTCCCGGCCGCCGAGGTGATGCAGGTGCTCGACGGCGAAGCGCTGCAGTACCGCATCCATCCGCAGAGCGGGCAGATCCTGGTGCGCGAGGATCAGCTGGCGCAGGCGCGGCTGCTGCTCAACGCCAAGGGCGTGAAGGTGGCGCAGCCGGCCGGCTACGAGCTGTTCGACAAGGAAGAGCCGCTGGGCACCAGCCAGTTCGTTCAGGACGTGCGCCTCAAGCGCAGTCTGGAAGGCGAGCTGGCGCGCACCGTGATGGCGCTCAAGGGCGTGCAGCATGCCCGGGTGCATCTGGCGCAGGAGGAGAACAGCTCCTTCGTGGTCAGCAAGCGCGCCCCGAGCAAGGCCTCGGTGATGCTGCAGCTGGAACCGGGCTACACGTTAGCCCACGATCAGGTCGGCGCCATCATCAATCTGGTCGCCAACAGCGTGCCCAACCTCAAGCCTGAGGATGTCGGTGTGGTCGACCAGTACGGCGCGCTGCTTTCGCGCGGGCTCAACGTCGGCGGCGGGCCGGCGCAGAACTGGCAGGCGGTGGCGGACTATCAGCAGAAGGCGGTCGCCAATATCGAGCAGGTGCTGGCGCCGGTGCTGGGCCTGGGCAACTACCGCATCAGCGTCGCCGCCGATATCGACTTCAGCCAGAAGGAAGAGACCTTCCAGTCCTACGGCGACACGCCGCGCCTGCGCAACGAGGTGCTGCGCAACGAGAGCGCACTCGATCAGCTTGCTCTGGGCATTCCCGGTTCGCTGGCCAACCGCCCCGTGGCGCCACCGAAGGAAGGTGAAGAACCTGCCCCGGCCAAGGCGGAAACCAAGGGTGCTACCTCGCTGCGCGAGGAATCGACGCGCCAGCTGGACTACGACCAGAGCGTGGTGCACGTCAAACATGCCGGCTTCGCATTGCGCCAGCAGAGCGTGGCGGTGGTGCTCAATGCTGCGGCCGCACCAGAGGGTGGCTGGACCGACGAGGCTCGTGCCGAAATGGAGGCGATGGTGCGCAACGCTGTCGGTTTCAAGCAGGAACGTGGCGATCTGCTGAGCCTCAGCGTGTTGCCGTTCGCCGCCGTCGAGCAGATCGAGCAGGTCGTGCCCTGGTGGGAGAACAGCCAGATTCATGCGCTGGCCAAGGTCGGCGTCGCCGGGCTGATCGCCTTGTTGCTGCTGCTGATCGTGGTGCGCCCGGCAGTACGCAACCTGACCCAGCGTAACGTCGCGGCATTGCCGCAGGGCGAGGGGCTGGAAGGCAGTCTGGTCGAGCCGAGTGCCCCTGCCGCACTGGAAGGCGACGCCCGGCCGGCACTGGCCAGCCCGCGCGAATCGAACGGGCCGCATATTTTCGGCGAGCTCAACCCGCTTTCGGAGATCCGCCTGCCGGCGCCGGGCTCGGGCCTGGAGCTGCAGATCGAGCATTTGCAGATGCTCGCCAAGAACGATCCCGAGCGTGTCTCGGAAGTCATCAAGCATTGGATAGGGCGCAATGAAAGAGACCTCAACCCAGCAGGCTGA
- the fliE gene encoding flagellar hook-basal body complex protein FliE produces the protein MSSITQVQQDLLGRMQQLAGAAEGQPIRPSSMAANAISGSFEAALRSVDAEQHQASAAMAAVDSGKSDDLVGAMIDSQKASVSFSALLQVRNKLTTAFDDVMRMPL, from the coding sequence ATGAGTTCCATTACTCAGGTGCAGCAGGATCTGCTGGGCCGCATGCAACAACTGGCCGGTGCCGCCGAAGGGCAGCCAATCCGTCCGTCGAGCATGGCGGCCAATGCCATCAGCGGCTCGTTCGAGGCGGCGCTGCGTTCGGTGGATGCCGAGCAGCACCAGGCCAGCGCGGCGATGGCGGCGGTCGACAGCGGCAAGAGCGACGACCTGGTCGGCGCGATGATCGACAGCCAGAAGGCCAGCGTGTCGTTCTCCGCCCTGCTGCAGGTGCGCAACAAACTGACGACGGCGTTCGACGACGTCATGCGAATGCCGCTGTAA
- a CDS encoding sigma-54 dependent transcriptional regulator, translating into MNYSCDELFDELPAKKVAIIGSAQEPACDFLQAGLRRQGCKVSRYDALDGLGRTEFDQFSLMFVVVGSLPARSLYAQVEALTRRARNLSVIPVVEYADQERAAALLEIGCVDYLLSPFSEAQLAALLRRQVCAETAQESFVSCSQAGRRLLAMAQRVSLTRAPILITGETGTGKELMARYIHRFSASPDAPFIAVNCAAIPEQMLESILFGHEKGAFTGAVSAQPGKFELANGGTLLLDEIGELPLGLQAKLLRVLQEQRVERLGGRREIELNVRIIAATNRDLQQEVAEGRFRADLMFRLDVLPLHISPLRERKEDVLPLARRFIGKYAPQEAHDELLTEDACRALLQHDWPGNARELENTVQRALVLRNGLFIQPQDLGLAVPAAASVRVEKPLTLAAENGKAALRASGKWAEYQHVIDTIRRFDGHKTKAAASLGMTSRALRYRLNAMREQGIELNF; encoded by the coding sequence ATGAATTACTCATGCGACGAGCTATTCGATGAATTGCCGGCGAAGAAGGTCGCGATCATCGGAAGTGCGCAGGAGCCCGCTTGCGATTTTCTCCAGGCCGGGTTGCGCCGACAGGGCTGCAAAGTTAGCCGTTACGATGCTCTGGATGGACTGGGTAGAACCGAGTTCGATCAGTTTTCCCTGATGTTCGTTGTTGTCGGTAGTTTGCCGGCACGTTCCTTATATGCGCAGGTAGAAGCACTGACGCGCCGGGCGCGCAATCTCAGCGTCATTCCGGTGGTTGAATACGCCGATCAGGAAAGGGCGGCAGCGCTGCTCGAGATCGGTTGCGTCGATTACTTGCTGTCGCCTTTCAGTGAAGCCCAGTTGGCTGCATTGCTGCGCCGCCAGGTCTGCGCCGAGACCGCCCAGGAAAGCTTCGTCTCCTGTTCCCAGGCCGGCCGCCGGCTGCTGGCCATGGCTCAGCGCGTTTCGCTGACTCGCGCGCCGATCCTCATCACTGGCGAGACCGGTACCGGCAAGGAGCTGATGGCGCGCTACATCCATCGCTTCTCCGCCAGCCCGGATGCTCCGTTCATTGCGGTCAACTGCGCGGCAATTCCCGAGCAGATGCTCGAATCCATTCTCTTCGGTCATGAAAAGGGCGCCTTCACCGGTGCGGTGAGTGCCCAGCCCGGCAAGTTCGAGCTGGCCAACGGCGGCACCCTGCTGCTCGACGAGATCGGCGAGCTGCCGCTGGGCCTGCAGGCCAAGCTGCTGCGCGTGCTACAGGAACAGCGTGTGGAACGTCTGGGTGGCCGGCGCGAGATCGAACTGAACGTGCGCATCATCGCCGCGACCAACCGCGATCTGCAGCAGGAGGTGGCCGAGGGCCGCTTCCGTGCCGACCTGATGTTTCGCCTCGACGTGCTGCCGTTGCATATCAGCCCGCTGCGCGAGCGCAAGGAAGATGTGCTGCCGCTGGCGCGTCGCTTCATCGGCAAGTACGCGCCGCAGGAAGCCCATGACGAGCTGCTCACCGAGGACGCTTGCCGCGCGCTGCTGCAGCACGACTGGCCGGGCAACGCCCGCGAGCTGGAGAACACCGTGCAGCGTGCGCTGGTGCTGCGCAACGGCCTGTTCATCCAGCCGCAGGATCTCGGCCTGGCGGTACCTGCCGCCGCATCGGTCCGGGTCGAGAAGCCGCTGACCCTCGCGGCCGAAAACGGCAAGGCGGCGCTGCGTGCCAGCGGCAAGTGGGCCGAGTACCAGCATGTGATCGACACCATTCGCCGCTTCGACGGCCACAAGACCAAGGCCGCCGCGAGCCTGGGCATGACCTCACGCGCCTTGCGCTACCGCCTCAATGCGATGCGCGAGCAGGGCATCGAGCTGAATTTTTGA
- a CDS encoding FliM/FliN family flagellar motor switch protein — MTGNSKVHHGVPAQSLTVLKPQKLGRHHHKIPQYIKESTNKNPRLIGDYFLRNYRINLELNRIDVQEERSEEPDCIYRSAMGKVGFSIDRALLTEALECYYGGTVVASQDTPPISTSEQRMRNRLGMDITDIFARSILSGETFGKLDSYRNDYEEASWEYVAEYEYISHITGSRSSIYIYLDTDLVDELTSRLAGPAPARLPGNPIDHIKHLPVRLDCVVASAQMPLAQVLALQLDDILMLRPLDRYEVRINQQKLYRGTIFEEDGALFLTSLESVNTQ, encoded by the coding sequence ATGACTGGCAATTCAAAAGTCCACCATGGCGTGCCCGCCCAAAGCCTGACTGTATTGAAACCGCAGAAGCTGGGACGGCATCACCACAAGATTCCGCAGTACATCAAGGAAAGCACCAACAAGAACCCGCGCCTGATTGGCGATTACTTCCTGCGTAACTATCGGATCAATCTCGAACTGAACAGGATCGATGTTCAGGAAGAACGCAGCGAAGAGCCGGACTGCATTTATCGCTCGGCCATGGGCAAAGTTGGTTTTTCAATTGATCGCGCACTGCTTACAGAAGCCCTGGAGTGTTATTACGGCGGCACGGTAGTCGCCAGCCAGGACACGCCACCGATCAGTACGTCCGAGCAACGGATGCGCAATCGTCTGGGCATGGACATCACCGATATATTTGCGCGCTCGATATTGTCCGGCGAGACGTTCGGCAAGCTCGACAGCTATCGCAACGACTACGAGGAAGCCAGCTGGGAGTATGTCGCCGAGTACGAGTACATCAGCCATATCACCGGCAGTCGCTCCTCGATCTACATCTATCTGGATACCGATCTGGTCGACGAGCTGACCAGCCGCCTCGCCGGCCCGGCTCCGGCGCGCTTGCCGGGCAATCCCATCGATCACATCAAGCACCTGCCGGTGCGCCTCGATTGCGTGGTCGCGTCGGCGCAGATGCCGCTGGCGCAGGTACTCGCGCTGCAGCTCGACGACATCCTGATGCTGCGCCCGCTGGACCGCTACGAAGTGCGCATCAACCAGCAGAAGCTCTATCGCGGCACCATCTTCGAAGAGGACGGGGCCCTGTTCCTTACTTCACTTGAAAGCGTGAACACCCAATGA
- the fliN gene encoding flagellar motor switch protein FliN translates to MNGHLSDNEFENLINEGDLSLDAVDAPALEAPAAAPAPRQDLSFFGKIPVNVTLEVASAEISLKELMDCDTSSVIMLDKLAGEPLDVKVNGTLFAKAEVVVMNGNYGLRIVELSGTSLDAFTP, encoded by the coding sequence ATGAACGGCCATCTTTCCGACAACGAATTCGAAAACCTCATCAACGAAGGCGACCTCAGCCTGGATGCGGTCGACGCTCCGGCGCTCGAGGCTCCGGCCGCCGCACCTGCACCGCGCCAGGATCTGAGCTTCTTCGGCAAGATTCCGGTGAACGTCACCCTTGAGGTTGCCTCCGCGGAGATCTCCCTCAAGGAGCTGATGGATTGCGATACCAGCAGCGTCATCATGCTCGACAAACTGGCTGGCGAACCCCTGGACGTGAAGGTCAACGGCACCCTCTTCGCCAAGGCCGAGGTGGTGGTGATGAACGGCAACTACGGCCTGCGCATCGTCGAACTGTCCGGCACCAGCCTGGACGCCTTCACGCCATGA
- the fliP gene encoding flagellar type III secretion system pore protein FliP (The bacterial flagellar biogenesis protein FliP forms a type III secretion system (T3SS)-type pore required for flagellar assembly.) yields MNLRRGLSLFGLLLIGLMPLAAQAAGGEITLFNLNDTENGQEFSVKLQILIIMTLLGFLPAMLMMMTCFTRFIIVLAILRQAIGLQQSPPNQVLIGIALIVTLLVMRPVWQDIHSQAYEPFQNDEITLEQALDSAKGSLAGFMLAQTNKNSLETMVALAGEELPENLDELDFSLLLPAFVLSELKTAFQLGFMIFVPFLVIDLVVASVLMAMGMMMLSPMMISLPFKLMVFVLVDGWALLMGTLTTSIQPF; encoded by the coding sequence ATGAACCTGCGTCGCGGCCTGAGCCTGTTCGGCCTGCTGCTGATCGGGCTGATGCCTCTGGCAGCCCAGGCCGCTGGCGGTGAGATCACCCTGTTCAACCTGAACGATACCGAGAACGGGCAGGAATTCTCGGTGAAGCTGCAGATCCTCATCATCATGACCCTGCTCGGCTTCCTGCCGGCGATGCTGATGATGATGACGTGCTTCACCCGCTTCATCATCGTGCTGGCCATCCTGCGCCAGGCCATCGGCCTGCAGCAGAGCCCGCCGAACCAGGTGCTGATTGGCATCGCCCTGATCGTCACCCTGCTGGTGATGCGCCCGGTCTGGCAGGACATCCACAGCCAGGCCTACGAGCCATTCCAGAACGACGAAATCACCCTCGAACAGGCGCTGGACTCGGCCAAGGGCAGCCTGGCCGGCTTCATGCTCGCGCAGACCAACAAGAACTCCCTGGAAACCATGGTGGCCCTGGCCGGCGAGGAACTGCCGGAAAACCTCGACGAGCTGGACTTCTCGCTATTGCTGCCGGCGTTCGTGCTGAGCGAGCTGAAGACTGCATTTCAGCTGGGCTTCATGATCTTCGTGCCGTTTCTGGTGATCGACCTGGTGGTGGCCAGCGTGCTGATGGCGATGGGCATGATGATGCTCTCGCCGATGATGATTTCGCTGCCGTTCAAGCTGATGGTGTTCGTGCTGGTTGACGGCTGGGCGCTGTTGATGGGGACGTTGACCACCAGTATTCAGCCGTTTTAG
- a CDS encoding flagellar biosynthetic protein FliQ: MLTPDTAVHIVSNAIHVIVLVVCVLIVPSLLGGLLISIFQAATQINEQMLSFLPRLLITLGMLVFAGHWILRTLSDLFIETFQQAGRLVG, from the coding sequence ATGCTAACCCCCGACACCGCCGTCCATATCGTCTCCAACGCCATCCACGTGATCGTCCTGGTGGTCTGCGTACTGATCGTGCCGAGCCTGCTTGGCGGCCTCTTGATCAGCATTTTCCAGGCCGCCACGCAGATCAACGAACAGATGCTGAGCTTTCTCCCGCGCCTGCTGATCACCCTCGGCATGCTGGTGTTCGCCGGGCACTGGATCCTGCGCACGCTGAGCGATCTGTTCATCGAAACCTTCCAGCAGGCGGGTCGCCTGGTCGGCTGA
- the fliR gene encoding flagellar biosynthetic protein FliR — translation MHAGQYLQSLLAYWWPFCRIMAVFSLAPMFSHKAISVRVRILLALALTLVLGAALPTPPNLDPLSLAGMLAAIEQIAMGLLLGLALLLVFTVFTLIGDVVSTQLGLSMAVFNDPMNGVSSASIIYQLYFILLALLFFAIDGHLVTVSIIYQSFVYWPIGSGLFYDGLQTIAWSMAWVISAALLIALPIVFCMTLVQFCFGLLNRISPAMNLFSLGFPMAILAGLSLIYLTLPNLAEAYLHLTRDLLDKIGVLLRSSGHV, via the coding sequence ATGCACGCCGGCCAATACCTGCAATCGCTGCTCGCCTACTGGTGGCCGTTCTGCCGGATCATGGCCGTGTTCAGTCTGGCGCCGATGTTCAGTCACAAGGCGATCAGCGTGCGTGTGCGCATCCTCCTGGCGCTGGCGCTGACCCTGGTGCTGGGCGCGGCGTTGCCGACGCCGCCCAATCTCGACCCGCTGTCGCTGGCTGGCATGCTGGCTGCCATCGAGCAGATCGCCATGGGCCTGCTGCTGGGCCTGGCGCTGCTCTTGGTGTTCACCGTGTTCACCCTGATCGGTGACGTGGTCTCGACCCAGCTCGGCCTGTCCATGGCGGTGTTCAACGACCCCATGAACGGCGTGTCCTCGGCGTCGATCATCTACCAGCTGTACTTCATCCTGCTGGCGCTGCTGTTCTTCGCTATCGACGGCCATCTGGTCACGGTGAGCATCATCTACCAGAGCTTCGTCTACTGGCCGATCGGCAGCGGGCTGTTCTACGACGGCCTGCAGACCATCGCCTGGTCTATGGCCTGGGTGATCTCGGCGGCGCTGCTGATCGCCCTGCCGATCGTCTTCTGCATGACCCTGGTGCAGTTCTGCTTCGGCCTGCTCAATCGCATCTCGCCGGCGATGAACCTGTTCTCGCTGGGCTTTCCCATGGCGATCCTGGCCGGGCTGTCGCTGATCTACCTGACCCTGCCGAACCTCGCCGAGGCCTACCTGCACCTGACCCGCGACCTGCTGGACAAGATCGGCGTACTGCTCAGGAGCAGCGGCCATGTCTGA